One segment of Pseudoalteromonas rubra DNA contains the following:
- a CDS encoding penicillin acylase family protein, producing MLIWLKRGIAVLVLLALAASAVVYGILSLSLPALDGQGQSTALSAEVTLERDAIGQAVITAQNRQDAAFALGFAHGQDRFFQMDLLRRNAAGELSELFGEAALGLDKRLRFHRFRALSQRILQQLPVSEQHLLASYSQGVNEGQAQSGVQGFEYLLLGAEVRPWQPEDSLLVIFSMYLDLQESTLKRDESLILVESLLGEEMKHFIIQPSNYQAALDNSEVIKSDVKVPYLDDIAKYDSVTHIEERSIFGSNNWAVTGQHTKTGSAMLSDDMHLGLNTPAIWYRAQLNYDTAEGEVIQVSGVTLPGAPAVVVGSNSQVAWGFTNGYLDTADWIKLDPKADKTWQVTEQLNLPDGRSEAFTLTLSEYGPVKQIREEAYALSWVAHQDYAVNLGLLGLESAGTVDEALERAAQIAIPVQNMVVVDAQGNAAWYPTGAVPGRAIPSDTAVPSQAYSDNWQRNETHRPIVKNPAHGKIWTANSRVVSAPQHQRFGDGGYALGARAVQIRDRLMTQSQFDEADFMRMQLDNEARFLAPWHELLSTLLANQGDSYARDSGYLSDWQACACPESVGYTLVRRFRDHTLDLLFAPVEHTLQQVDGSLSPLKRYLEPAAWQLIHEQPAHWQQQYSDWDALLLAAYESAKTQLRETEGRDMAAWQWGRVNQLEVKHPFSRQIPLLSGLLDMPVVAGFGDSYMPAVQKPAFGASQRFIAQPGHLDKAIMSVAGGQSGHPLSPFYRAGFSAYAQGEAVPLLPGAINHRITFTPIN from the coding sequence ATGCTGATTTGGCTGAAACGCGGGATTGCGGTGCTGGTGTTACTCGCACTGGCTGCCAGTGCAGTGGTATATGGCATTTTATCACTGAGTTTGCCCGCGCTCGATGGGCAGGGTCAGTCGACGGCGTTGAGTGCAGAAGTGACACTGGAGCGGGATGCGATTGGTCAGGCGGTGATCACCGCGCAGAACCGGCAGGACGCTGCTTTCGCGCTCGGCTTTGCGCATGGTCAGGATCGTTTCTTCCAGATGGACTTGTTGCGCCGTAATGCGGCCGGTGAATTGAGTGAATTATTTGGTGAAGCAGCCCTTGGACTGGACAAGCGGTTGCGGTTTCATCGCTTTCGTGCCCTGAGCCAGCGTATATTACAACAGCTGCCAGTGTCAGAGCAGCATTTGCTGGCGAGCTACTCTCAGGGTGTTAATGAAGGGCAAGCGCAAAGTGGCGTGCAGGGCTTTGAGTACCTCCTGCTCGGTGCAGAGGTCCGGCCCTGGCAACCAGAAGACAGCTTGTTAGTTATTTTTAGTATGTACCTGGATTTACAAGAAAGCACACTAAAAAGAGATGAATCACTCATTCTAGTTGAATCCTTACTTGGGGAAGAAATGAAGCATTTTATTATCCAGCCAAGTAATTATCAGGCGGCACTCGATAATAGTGAAGTCATCAAAAGTGATGTTAAGGTGCCTTATTTAGACGACATTGCTAAATATGATAGTGTGACGCACATCGAAGAGCGTTCAATTTTTGGAAGTAATAACTGGGCTGTAACAGGACAGCATACTAAAACAGGGTCAGCAATGCTTTCTGATGATATGCACCTAGGCTTAAACACACCTGCTATCTGGTATCGCGCTCAGCTTAATTATGACACCGCCGAAGGCGAGGTGATCCAGGTGTCCGGGGTCACTTTACCGGGCGCGCCAGCCGTGGTTGTGGGCAGTAACAGCCAGGTAGCCTGGGGATTTACCAATGGTTATCTGGATACGGCTGACTGGATCAAGCTGGACCCAAAGGCCGACAAGACCTGGCAAGTCACAGAGCAGCTTAACTTACCGGATGGCAGGAGTGAGGCCTTTACCCTGACATTAAGCGAGTACGGGCCGGTTAAGCAGATCCGCGAAGAAGCGTATGCATTGAGTTGGGTGGCACATCAGGATTATGCGGTTAATTTAGGGTTGCTGGGACTGGAGTCCGCAGGGACGGTAGATGAGGCACTGGAACGCGCTGCGCAAATAGCTATTCCGGTCCAGAATATGGTGGTTGTGGACGCCCAAGGGAATGCGGCCTGGTATCCTACGGGGGCTGTGCCAGGGCGTGCTATACCGAGCGACACAGCCGTTCCCAGTCAGGCATACAGCGACAACTGGCAACGTAATGAAACGCATCGACCGATTGTTAAAAACCCAGCTCATGGCAAGATTTGGACCGCCAACTCACGGGTGGTATCGGCACCGCAGCATCAGCGTTTCGGTGATGGCGGCTATGCACTGGGCGCGCGGGCTGTGCAGATCCGTGATCGCCTGATGACGCAAAGTCAGTTTGATGAAGCGGATTTTATGCGTATGCAGCTCGATAATGAAGCGCGCTTTTTGGCTCCCTGGCATGAGTTGCTGAGTACGCTGCTTGCCAATCAGGGCGACAGTTATGCGCGAGATAGCGGTTATTTGTCTGACTGGCAGGCGTGTGCCTGTCCTGAATCGGTTGGTTATACCCTGGTTAGGCGCTTTCGAGATCATACCCTTGATCTGCTGTTTGCACCGGTAGAGCACACTCTGCAACAAGTGGATGGCAGTCTGTCGCCCCTGAAGCGCTATCTCGAGCCTGCAGCATGGCAATTGATCCACGAGCAACCCGCGCACTGGCAACAGCAGTACAGTGATTGGGATGCCCTGTTGCTGGCCGCTTATGAGTCGGCTAAAACGCAGCTACGTGAGACTGAGGGTCGGGATATGGCCGCGTGGCAATGGGGGCGGGTCAACCAGCTTGAAGTGAAGCATCCGTTTAGCAGGCAAATTCCGCTGCTCAGTGGCTTGCTTGATATGCCGGTGGTGGCAGGGTTTGGCGACAGTTATATGCCAGCGGTACAAAAGCCGGCATTTGGCGCATCTCAACGTTTTATCGCCCAACCTGGTCATCTGGATAAAGCGATAATGAGTGTCGCTGGTGGGCAAAGTGGTCATCCGCTGTCACCCTTTTACCGTGCTGGCTTCAGCGCCTATGCGCAGGGCGAAGCAGTCCCTTTATTACCCGGGGCCATTAATCACCGTATCACATTTACACCGATCAACTAG